A stretch of DNA from Terriglobia bacterium:
GCGCGCAATATTTTCCACCGCTCCGGACGTCACCTGTCCGACCTTTGCTCGAGCCTCGGTGACCGCCGTCAAAGTGGACTGCTCGAAATTCGCCGCGCCTTTCACGGTATTGACCAGGTTCGGGATCAGATCGGATCTCCGTTGGTAAACGTTTTCGACCTGCGCCCACTGAGATTGAACTCCCTGGTCCAACTGAACGAGCGTGTTATACGTGCCCACGATGGTGGCGCCGAAAATCAAGACGACGAGAACGATGACGCCGATGATGCCGAGAGCGATTTTGGCTCCTGTGCTCATGTCCACTAACCTCCCAGGCTAATATTGAACGACAACATCCTGATACGCATAGCGTTCTTTGAATGTTTCCGCGAAGATAAAGACATCCATGGCAACCTCGTATTGCTCGCGGGTGATATTGGGATCCGATCTCCACGTCCCGAGCTGCTGGTAACGCGAGATTGCTTCGGTCATCGCCTCGATCGAAGTTCCCGGAAAGAACGGCGCTTCGATATCCGCAATCTCACGCGCGGGCGATTGAATCACAAACCGGAGCCCGCGAAGGTAGGCGCGCTTGAAGGCGCCGGCTTCAGGCGTTTTGAGAAATTCCCGCGCCGCCATCAGGCTGCTGAACGCAACAGGCGGAACGGCGTCCCCGATCGCTGCGACAACCGTGCCGACGCCATCGAGTTCGAGTTGCTGCGGACCCGGCCCCTGCTGGTGAAGGAAATCTCCCTGCCCCTCCCGAAACGCTTTCTCCGTCGCATCGGGTGCGCCGGCATTGACGAAATGCACGCGCTTCAGATCCACGCCCTTCCGGTGCAGGCCATACTTCAACATCGCCAGAGGCTGCTGCGCGTGATCCGCGAGCAGGTTCGCGCCTTCCAGTTGCTTCCAGTCGAATGGCGCGGCCGGCGCCCGCGCGGTCAAAAAGAAGCCGTCACGCTGGTTGATTTGAGCGAAGTGCACCGGGATGTCGCGAATGCCTTTCGAGAGCGGATCCCAGCTGGTCGACACCGCCGCCTGCATGATATCGATCTCGCCGGCGCGAAACATGTCGTACAGATTGCGCTGAGGAGGCTTCTGGAAATATGCGGCCGACAGACCTTCGTCTTCGAGAAATCCGCCTGCGATCGTTGTAATCAGCGGGCTGTAAAAAACAGAGTGGCGATAAACCATGATACGCAGTTGTGCGCTGGACATCTGCGTATCTTACCAGCGAGCGGTGTGCGGTATTTTGTTGAAGTTACTAACCGCCTCGTCTTGGAAAGGCGGGGAATGTCCATCTGGCAACTTTTTGTGCAAAACCCGCCGGACAATAGACGATACGTATATATAAAAGGATAGTGGATAAGAACAACCATCCGATGCAAACACTTGTCGAGCTTCTGCCATCGATCGAGCGGCTCGGCGGCCGGGAAGCCGTCCGATGGTCCAACGGATACCGGACCTGGACCGCAACATATCGCGATCTCTACGGCAGGATCGGCGCTTGTGTTGAATATTTCGACCGGCAGGGCCTGCGCAAAGGCGATCGCGTCATGATCTGGGCGGAAAACCGCGTCGAGTGGATGGCGGCATTCTGGGCCTGCGTCGCGCGAGGCATCGAAGCCGTTCCGGTCGATTACCGGTTTTCGAAAGAGCTCGCCGGCCGTATCCGGATCGGATCGCGTGCAAAGCTCGTGATCGACGATACTTCGCTGGACGCCATTGCGGCATTGCCACCGGTGAACCGCTTCACACCGAGCACAGTGATCGCGGACGATGTGGTCGAGATCGTTTACACCTCCGGCACGACCGGCGAGCCGAAGGGCGTCGTCCACCGGCATCGCAACATCTGTTCGAACCTGAGGCCGTTTCAGCAAGAGATCGCGAAGTATCGAAGATGGGCGGCGCCCTTCCAACCGGTCCGGATCCTCGACCTCCTGCCCTTGAGCCATATGTTCGGGCAATCGCAGGGTCTCTACATTCCGTTATTTCTGGAGGGATCGGTCGCATTCACAACGGAAATTCACCCGAGCAAGGTTATCCGGTTTATCCACGATAATCGAATTTCGGTCGCCGTGTGTGTTCCGAAGATTCTCGAAAATCTCAAAAACGAAGTGCAGCGGCGCGGCATTACCGCCGATCGCGTGTCCGGCCTGCTCCGGACGATGTGGCGGCACCGGAAAACCCACCGCACGTTCGGATGGAAGTTCTGGGCATTCGTAGTCGGTGGCGCGCGCGTCGATCCGGAACTCGAAGAATTCTGGAAGGCGCTCGGTTATGCGGTTATCCAGGGCTATGGCTTGACGGAAGCGAGTCCGGTCGTATCGGTGAATCATCCATTCGACACGCGCACCGGATCGTTGGGAAAAGTCGTTCCGGGACAGGACGTCGTCATTGCGCCCGACGGCGAAATCCTGGTTCGCGGGGAAAGCGTCACGACAGACGAAGAGTGGCTTCATACCGGCGATCTGGGTGAACTCGACTCCGAGGGGCGTCTTTACTATCGCGGCCGCAAGAAGGATCTGATCGTGACGCCGGAGGGTTTGAACATTTACCCCGAGGACGTAGAAAAGGTTCTCAACAGCCTTCCGGAAATCCGCGAAAGCGCGGTCGTCGGAGGCGACCACGTTCATGCCGTACTGATATTGAATACGCCGGGCACCGACGTCGATGCCCTCATCCGCCGGGCCAACGAACGGCTCGAGGCACACCAGCGCATTCGATCGTGGTCGCTCTGGCCCGGCGACGACTTCCCTCGCACGCCGTCCACGCTTAAGATCAAGCGGCAGGAAGTGGCGCGGCAGATGACTGCAGGCGCGGTCGATGACCGCGCACGAACCAGACAACCGGGCAGCCCTTCGCCGGTAACCGATCTGAGCGCCATGTCGTCGCTCGAGCGTGTGGAACTGCTCTCCGAGCTGGAAAACAAATACCAGATGGAGTTCGACGAAGATTCGTTTGCCAGACTCAAATCCAACCAGGATCTCGAAGCCTGGCTCCGCGTTCCGGAGAGGACCGCAGCTCCGGCCGAGCCGGAGACGCCTTTGTCCGAGTGGGCCCGCTCATTTCCCGTCCGTTCATTCCGCAGTGTCTTCCAGCATCTGATCGCGCTCCCCTTGTATCGCCACTACCTGCCGCTGACGGTTTCGGGCCTGGAAAACCTGAGAGATGTCCATTCGCCCGTCATCTTTGCCGCAAACCATACCAGCCATCTCGACGTTCCGACCATCTATGCCGCGCTACCGCACCGCTGGCATCCGCTTCTCGCTCCCGCGATGATGAAAGATCACTTCCGCGCGTACTTCGAACCCGCAGGACACCCGCTGACGGAGACAGCAGCGGTGGCCGCTGCGTATTTTCTGGCCTGTTCGATTTACAACGCCTATCCTCTGCCTCAACACATGTCCGGAACGCGGCGCGCGCTGGAATATACGGCGGATCTGCTGGATCGCGGTCACTGTCCGATCGTCTTCCCTGAAGGGCTGCGGACAACGGACGGCAAAATGCACCCGTTTCGTCCCGGCATCGGCATGATGGCGGTCCGTCTCCGCGTGCCCGTGGTGCCCATCCGCATTCGCGGCCTTTACGAAATCTATTCGGTGCACGACTCCTGGCCGCGCCGTGGACCGGTAGAGGTTTCGATCGGAACGCCACTGCGGTTCCACCCGGACACGAGTTATGCGGAGGCGGCCGACGAAATCGAACGCGTGGTGCGAAATCTCTGATGGCGATGAGTAAATTGTAAGAATTGTATAGTCCTGAGTTCCTTGCGCATTGCCGGACAAGCCGGCGGCCCTTCCATCAGGTTTCGCGGAGCATTCGTTTGAGATGAAGCCTTGGGGAGGGTGTGGATATGGCGTCGAAGCTCTTCGTCATCAGCTTCAGCGCCATGCCGTGCAGGTCCTTTTTGCGCGCGGCGACGCAATCGGCGGGAACGAAGAGATCGAAATCCCGAATGTGGATTTCGCAAGCTGTGCTCAGAATGCAAGCGTCCGTAGTCAATCCCGTCAGGATAATGGTGCGCGTCTTCAAATACGACAACAGGGCTTCCAGAGGGGTCGCATAGAAGGCCGAATGTTTGGGCTTCAGGACGACATAATCGTCGGAAGATGGCACCAGATTTTCCACGAGTGGTCGGCCGGGAGCATCCGGGGACAAACAATGCCTGATAATGCTCCGATAATCCGACCTCCACATGCTCTTATTGTCGTTGAACAGGGCCGCGGAGCAGACGTCCGGCACATTGCCGTGCAGATCTTCGTTATGAGCAGCGGGTTTTGTGTTCATTCAAACAAACAGGCCGCACGGCGCAAAAGCGGCTGACGCGTGGAACCGTGCACGCGGGCTGCCGAGACGCTCCCTACGCGGCATATCGTTTCCGCAATCCCCGCTTTGAGGGACGCTAAATTGCAACCTCTTTATAGGAGTTTGTAGGAGGTGCGGCATGTGGCCTGTTTTCAAACAATTTTTGAAGGGTGACTTCACATGCCTGGGCGAGACCGCATTTTCAGACCGCAGCAAAAACCTGCAGCCGAGAACCAAAACCGCGGACAAGGTGGTTCATTCCGTTTGTCCTTACTGTGCTGTCGGATGCGGGCAACTTGTTTACGTCAAGGACAAAGCCATTACCAATATCGAAGGCGATCCGGACTCGCCCATTTCCCGTGGCCGGCTATGCCCGAAAGGCGCGGCCACTTATCAACTGGTGACAGGGTCGCATCGGGTGCAGAACGTGCTGTACCGAAAACCGTATGCCACCGAATGGGAAGCAATTCCCCTGGAACAGGCGATGGGCATGGTGGCCGAGCGCGTCAAGCAGACGCGGGATTCGACATGGGAAGCCAAATCGAAAGAGGGTCATCCGCTGCGCCGGACGATGAACATCGCGCATCTCGGCGGCGCGACACTCGATAACGAAGAGAATTACCTGATCAAAAAGCTGTTCACCGCGCTCGGCATCGTTCAGGTCGAAAATCAGGCAAGGATTTGACATTCGTCTACGGTGCCCGGTCTGGGCACCTCCTTCGGGCGCGGCGGCGCGACGACGTTTCAGCAGGACCTGCAGAACGCCGACTGCATCGTGATTCAGGGCTCGAACATGGCGGAGTGTCACCCCGTCGGCTTCCAGTGGGTGATGGAGGCCAAACATCGCGGCGCGACAATCATTCACGTCGATCCGAGGTTCACGCGTACGAGCGCGATGGCGGACATCCATGTGCCGATCCGGCCGGGCACCGACATCGCATTTCTCGGCGGCATCGTGAATTACATCGTCGAAAACAGGCGGTACTTCGAAGAGTATGTTGTCCGATACACCAACGCACCCTGCATCATCTCGCGCGACTTCAAGGACACGGACGAACTGGACGGCTTATTCAGTGGATGGGATGAAGAGAAGGGCCGGTACGACAGCGCCTCCTGGCACTACGAGGGCGCCGACGTCGAGGCCGCGGCGGGCGAGCGCGAGATGTTTTCGGGCGAAAGCGAATCGCGGCAGGCGGGCGGCGACGCCACGGAAGCCGAGGTCGATAACACGCTCCAGGATCCGAATTGTGTGTTTCAGATCGTGCGGCGGCATTTCGCCCGCTACACGCCGGAGATGGTCGAATCGATATGCGGGCTCGATAAACGCCTGTTCCTTAAAGTGGCGGAAGAGCTCTGCCGCAACTCGGGCCGCGAGCGGACTTCGGCGTTCTGCTATGCCGTGGGATGGACGCAACACTCCACAGGTGTGCAATACATCCGGACGGCCGCAATCATTCAGCTGCTCCTGGGCAATATCGGCAGGCCGGGCGGCGGCATCCTTGCGCTGCGCGGTCATGCGTCGATTCAGGGATCGACGGATATCCCGACGCTATACAACCTGCTGCCGGGTTATCTCGCGATGCCGAAGGCGAGTCACGATCTCGATCTCAAGAAGTACATCGAAGGCAATCGATCACCAAGCGGCTGGTGGAGCGAATTCCCGAAGTATTTCGTTTCGCTGATGAAGGCGTATTTCGGCGAGGCGGCGAAAGCAGAGAATGACTGGTGCTTCGATTATCTGCCGCATATCAGCGGCGATCATTCGCACATGTGGACGGTGGCGCGGATGGCCGATGGCGGCGTGAACGGCTACTTCATCATGGGCGAGAATCCGGTTGTCGGCTCGATGCACGGCGCGCTTCACCGTAAAGGTTTGCGCAATCTCGACTGGCTTGTGGTGCGCGATTTCGCCGTTACAGAGACGGCAGACTTCTGGTGCGACGCGCCGGAGATCCACCGTGGCGAGGTGCGTCCCGAAGACATCAAGACCGAGGTGTTTTTCTTTCCCTGCGCAGCCCACACCGAGAAGGAAGGGACCTTTACGAATACGCAGCGCTTGCTTCAGTGGCATGACAAAGCGGTTGAGCCTGCGGCAGACTGCCGCAGCGAGCTGCACTTCATCTTTCATCTGGGCCTTCGGCTGAAGAAGCTGTATGCGAACTCGAGCGATCCAAAGGACCGTCCGATCCGCGATCTGTTGTGGCTCTATCCCAAATTACCGCCGCACGACGAGCCGGATGCGAAAGCGATTCTTAAGGAGATCAACGGCTACAAGGTTTCGAACGACGAACCGGTTCCGGCGTATAAGGAACTCAAAGACGACGGATCGACGGCGTGCGGCTGCTGGATCTATTGCGGCGTCTTCAAAGACGACATGAATCAGGCGGCGCGCCGGAAGCCGGGCAGCGAGCAGAATTGGGTCGCGCCGGAATGGGGCTGGGCCTGGCCGGCGAATCGACGGTTGATCTACAACCGTGCGTCGGCAGACCCGGACGGCCGGCCGTGGTCGGAGCGCAAGCGATATGTCTGGTGGGACGAAGTCCAACAGAAATGGACCGGCATGGATACGCCCGATTTCATCGCCGACAGGCCTCCGGATTACAGACCGCCGGAAGGGGCGTCAGGGCTGGCGACGATCGCGGGCGACAAGCCGTTCATCATGCAGGCGGACTCGCGCGGCTGGATTTTTGCGCCGAGCGGCTTGACGGACGGGCCGCTCCCGGCACACTACGAGCCCCAGGAATCGGTGATTAAAAATCCGCTCTACGCGCAGGATGCCAATCCTTCGCGGATGGAATGGCTGCGCGAGGACAATCCGTATCATCGCGCGTGGGACGATCCGCGTTTCCCCTACATCATTACGACCTATCGCCTGACCGAGCATCACACTGCGGGAGGCATGTCGCGCTGGCTGCCGTGGCTTTCGGAGCTGCAACCGGAGTTTTTCTGCGAGGTTTCGCCGGAGCTGGCGGCGGAGAAGGAGTTGAAGAACGGCGATTGGGCGACGATCACGACAGCGCGGGC
This window harbors:
- a CDS encoding ABC transporter substrate-binding protein; the encoded protein is MSSAQLRIMVYRHSVFYSPLITTIAGGFLEDEGLSAAYFQKPPQRNLYDMFRAGEIDIMQAAVSTSWDPLSKGIRDIPVHFAQINQRDGFFLTARAPAAPFDWKQLEGANLLADHAQQPLAMLKYGLHRKGVDLKRVHFVNAGAPDATEKAFREGQGDFLHQQGPGPQQLELDGVGTVVAAIGDAVPPVAFSSLMAAREFLKTPEAGAFKRAYLRGLRFVIQSPAREIADIEAPFFPGTSIEAMTEAISRYQQLGTWRSDPNITREQYEVAMDVFIFAETFKERYAYQDVVVQY
- a CDS encoding AMP-binding protein, coding for MDKNNHPMQTLVELLPSIERLGGREAVRWSNGYRTWTATYRDLYGRIGACVEYFDRQGLRKGDRVMIWAENRVEWMAAFWACVARGIEAVPVDYRFSKELAGRIRIGSRAKLVIDDTSLDAIAALPPVNRFTPSTVIADDVVEIVYTSGTTGEPKGVVHRHRNICSNLRPFQQEIAKYRRWAAPFQPVRILDLLPLSHMFGQSQGLYIPLFLEGSVAFTTEIHPSKVIRFIHDNRISVAVCVPKILENLKNEVQRRGITADRVSGLLRTMWRHRKTHRTFGWKFWAFVVGGARVDPELEEFWKALGYAVIQGYGLTEASPVVSVNHPFDTRTGSLGKVVPGQDVVIAPDGEILVRGESVTTDEEWLHTGDLGELDSEGRLYYRGRKKDLIVTPEGLNIYPEDVEKVLNSLPEIRESAVVGGDHVHAVLILNTPGTDVDALIRRANERLEAHQRIRSWSLWPGDDFPRTPSTLKIKRQEVARQMTAGAVDDRARTRQPGSPSPVTDLSAMSSLERVELLSELENKYQMEFDEDSFARLKSNQDLEAWLRVPERTAAPAEPETPLSEWARSFPVRSFRSVFQHLIALPLYRHYLPLTVSGLENLRDVHSPVIFAANHTSHLDVPTIYAALPHRWHPLLAPAMMKDHFRAYFEPAGHPLTETAAVAAAYFLACSIYNAYPLPQHMSGTRRALEYTADLLDRGHCPIVFPEGLRTTDGKMHPFRPGIGMMAVRLRVPVVPIRIRGLYEIYSVHDSWPRRGPVEVSIGTPLRFHPDTSYAEAADEIERVVRNL
- a CDS encoding cysteine hydrolase, giving the protein MNTKPAAHNEDLHGNVPDVCSAALFNDNKSMWRSDYRSIIRHCLSPDAPGRPLVENLVPSSDDYVVLKPKHSAFYATPLEALLSYLKTRTIILTGLTTDACILSTACEIHIRDFDLFVPADCVAARKKDLHGMALKLMTKSFDAISTPSPRLHLKRMLRET
- the fdh gene encoding formate dehydrogenase, coding for MWPVFKQFLKGDFTCLGETAFSDRSKNLQPRTKTADKVVHSVCPYCAVGCGQLVYVKDKAITNIEGDPDSPISRGRLCPKGAATYQLVTGSHRVQNVLYRKPYATEWEAIPLEQAMGMVAERVKQTRDSTWEAKSKEGHPLRRTMNIAHLGGATLDNEENYLIKKLFTALGIVQVENQARIUHSSTVPGLGTSFGRGGATTFQQDLQNADCIVIQGSNMAECHPVGFQWVMEAKHRGATIIHVDPRFTRTSAMADIHVPIRPGTDIAFLGGIVNYIVENRRYFEEYVVRYTNAPCIISRDFKDTDELDGLFSGWDEEKGRYDSASWHYEGADVEAAAGEREMFSGESESRQAGGDATEAEVDNTLQDPNCVFQIVRRHFARYTPEMVESICGLDKRLFLKVAEELCRNSGRERTSAFCYAVGWTQHSTGVQYIRTAAIIQLLLGNIGRPGGGILALRGHASIQGSTDIPTLYNLLPGYLAMPKASHDLDLKKYIEGNRSPSGWWSEFPKYFVSLMKAYFGEAAKAENDWCFDYLPHISGDHSHMWTVARMADGGVNGYFIMGENPVVGSMHGALHRKGLRNLDWLVVRDFAVTETADFWCDAPEIHRGEVRPEDIKTEVFFFPCAAHTEKEGTFTNTQRLLQWHDKAVEPAADCRSELHFIFHLGLRLKKLYANSSDPKDRPIRDLLWLYPKLPPHDEPDAKAILKEINGYKVSNDEPVPAYKELKDDGSTACGCWIYCGVFKDDMNQAARRKPGSEQNWVAPEWGWAWPANRRLIYNRASADPDGRPWSERKRYVWWDEVQQKWTGMDTPDFIADRPPDYRPPEGASGLATIAGDKPFIMQADSRGWIFAPSGLTDGPLPAHYEPQESVIKNPLYAQDANPSRMEWLREDNPYHRAWDDPRFPYIITTYRLTEHHTAGGMSRWLPWLSELQPEFFCEVSPELAAEKELKNGDWATITTARAEVEARVLVTRRICPLRIQGKLYHQIGLPYHWGSKGIVQGDSANELIGFVADPNVSIQESKALTGNIEPGRRSRERRVVTSGPLVADVPNGNHRDTPAVEKRKVFNHGIRASKVIKE